The sequence ATTTCGTCCAGTTTCAGTCTTTTCAATGATTCCTCCAGTTGCTTTTGGGCTTGATCGAAAGCGAATTGCATCACTTTCGGCGTCAAATTTTCTGCAGTCCACTCGGAACCATTTGGCCAGTAATCGTGGATTGTTTTATCCAAACGGGTATCTAGCGCAAGTTCCTTGTTAGCATATGCTTTAATGGAAGTGAACAGTCCCTCCCAATCGAATCTGGCAAGCAGTTCCTCCATCGGACGCTTTTGCAGCTTTGCAAATTCCTTGTCGATCAACGAATGCAGAAGATTGTACGTGCCTGGCGCATTGATGAACTTCAATGCTTCGCGCTGCACCTTCTCAACAAGAGAGTTGGAATCCCCGAAGAACATGTTCAACATACCGCCAAATGTCCCTTTTGACTCAAGGAAATCATTGATCAGTTTTTGGAACATCACTTTCCCTTCATCCGAATCCACAAATTGCTCGGCTCGCTGCAGGATATAGTTGGTCACTACAGGAATATGTGCTTTCGCCCGTTCCTGCCACTCCGCCGGAACGATTTCTTCAATCGTGCCCGATGTCAATTTCGTTCGCACGCTAATGAGCTGGGCATCGATGAGTGACTCGATCTTGCGCTCTGCTTTCTCGACAATGTCATGAGCGCCCGCCACTTGCAGCCAATCATGCAATGTCTTGTCCGACTCAAGTACATGCTCTTCCATCTTACTTTGGAGGAATGCCTCCGCTTTTCTTTCCATTTCAGGTGTCAATAATTTATTGCGCAATACATCGGGAGTGACTAAATAGTTCGTCACTGTCCTCCCTAGTTGCACGGCAAGTTCGTCGCGCCGTTTAGGAATCAACCCTGGCGTAAAAGGGAGACGCCATTTTCCAATATATTTCGCCTCATGGGGTCTGAACAGCATCTTGATCGCCAAGTGATTCGTAAATCCCCCGATCAACGCCCCGATTAAAGCCATAAACAACAATGTCCATAAGAAATTCATCGCTTCACCTTATTTCCGATTCGTTCGGTTTTCATTATAACAGAAGGAGTTGATTTGGAAAAAGTTTTCGATATCGTGGAGCTTGGTGTATTCTGAGTGAACATAAACACTGGTGAGTGATCATAAATCTCGGCGAGTGATCTTAAACAAAAGAATAAAGCCGTTTGCTGGAATGCAATCGGCTTTTCATCATTTATTCAAATGAGAGTTTTCCTTCCCCATCCACTTTTATATGTGCCTCATTCCAGGTCAATTCAAGCGGATATGCTTCCGATACTTTTTTTGAGAAATACCAGCGACGGCCTGGCGGAACGAGGACGATGTAATTATCGCCACGTCCAAGAAAATTCAGTTCATCCGGTTCCACTTCTGTGCCATTACGGAGCGGAATTCCGAGATCTTGCAGTTCATCGCCCACTTCGACGACATGCGGTGTCGTTATACCGATTTCGCTAATATTCAAGAATGATTCTTTTGTCAAATCACCAAATAGATCCCGTTTTCTTCGGCCTATCAACTCAACGATATTGCCGACCGGGTCTTCAAAATACATTGCATCCGCGTCAAAGCTCGGGAAGTACACTTCGTCCCGTCCTTCTTCACGGTTCAACGTCACGCGATCCAGCATCCAGTATTTCATCATAGAAAATTGATTGCCTGGGATGTTGATTGCGAAGTGATAAAAAGCCGGTTGTTCACTTTGCTTGAATGTAAGATGTGATTCTCCGATCCTCACGGTGAACTGCTCAACTGTCGATTCCATCACATCAAGTTCCAACACGTTTCCGTAAAAACGTCGTAATGCTTTTAGATTGTTTGTATATA is a genomic window of Sporosarcina luteola containing:
- a CDS encoding DUF445 domain-containing protein, whose translation is MNFLWTLLFMALIGALIGGFTNHLAIKMLFRPHEAKYIGKWRLPFTPGLIPKRRDELAVQLGRTVTNYLVTPDVLRNKLLTPEMERKAEAFLQSKMEEHVLESDKTLHDWLQVAGAHDIVEKAERKIESLIDAQLISVRTKLTSGTIEEIVPAEWQERAKAHIPVVTNYILQRAEQFVDSDEGKVMFQKLINDFLESKGTFGGMLNMFFGDSNSLVEKVQREALKFINAPGTYNLLHSLIDKEFAKLQKRPMEELLARFDWEGLFTSIKAYANKELALDTRLDKTIHDYWPNGSEWTAENLTPKVMQFAFDQAQKQLEESLKRLKLDEIVKEQVDTFPVSVLEDLVLGISRREFKMITVLGALLGGIIGIVQGMIVFFTNLS
- a CDS encoding glyoxalase, coding for MIKSATLYTNNLKALRRFYGNVLELDVMESTVEQFTVRIGESHLTFKQSEQPAFYHFAINIPGNQFSMMKYWMLDRVTLNREEGRDEVYFPSFDADAMYFEDPVGNIVELIGRRKRDLFGDLTKESFLNISEIGITTPHVVEVGDELQDLGIPLRNGTEVEPDELNFLGRGDNYIVLVPPGRRWYFSKKVSEAYPLELTWNEAHIKVDGEGKLSFE